One Cricetulus griseus strain 17A/GY chromosome 5, alternate assembly CriGri-PICRH-1.0, whole genome shotgun sequence genomic window carries:
- the Cfl2 gene encoding cofilin-2 isoform X2, with protein sequence MASGVTVNDEVIKVFNDMKVRKSSTQEEIKKRKKAVLFCLSDDKRQIIVEEAKQILVGDIGDTVEDPYTSFVKLLPLNDCRYALYDATYETKESKKEDLVFIFWAPESAPLKSKMIYASSKDAIKKKFTGIKHEWQVNGLDDIKDRSTLGEKLGGSVVVSLEGKPL encoded by the exons ATG GCATCTGGAGTTACAGTGAATGATGAAGTCATCAAAGTTTTTAATGATATGAAAGTAAGAAAATCTTCTACACAAGAGGagatcaaaaaaagaaagaaagcagttcTCTTCTGTTTAAGCGATGACAAAAGACAAATAATTGTAGAGGAAGCAAAGCAGATCTTGGTGGGTGACATTGGTGATACTGTAGAGGACCCCTACACATCTTTTGTGAAGTTGCTACCTCTGAATGATTGCCGATATGCTTTGTACGATGCCACATACGAAACAAAAGAGTCTAAGAAAGAAGACCTAGTATTTATATTCTG GGCTCCTGAAAGTGCACCGTTAAAAAGCAAGATGATTTATGCTAGCTCTAAAGAtgccattaaaaagaaatttacag gcatTAAACATGAGTGGCAAGTAAATGGATTGGACGACATTAAGGACCGCTCGACACTGGGAGAGAAACTGGGCGGCAGTGTTGTAGTTTCCCTTGAAGGAAAGCCACTATAA